From Lewinellaceae bacterium:
TGGGGAAGCCAAATCAATCGCTATCCAAAGAAAATGGGGCGAAAAAAAGATAGTCCAGTTGGAAGGGCTTCTAAAGAAATTATTAATAGCAGATATTAATGCCAAAAGGATAATAGAAAGATATGCGGAAATTGACGCATATAGCCAAGGGAAACTAGAAAACAAGCGGGCTAGTTTTACATCAAGGAATATGGGTAAAAACGATTTATGGATAGCTTCGACAGCATCGATACTAAATGCCAAATTGATTACGACTGATAAAGATTTTAGGCATTTGGATCAAGAGTATATTGACCTATTAGAAATAGATTTAGATGAAATCAAGTCCAAAATAAAAAAAAGATAGCAAGGCAAGACTGCCGCGAACACAGCATAAAATGGTCATCCGCCCTATGCGGGCGCACGCCATTTATGCAAACCGTTGTAGCCAACCAAAAAGGACACAATCCAAAATCTGTAGTTTGGGTGGGTGACACAGCAATTGAAAACAATCTACACGATGGAATTAAAATTTGATATACGAGGAAATCTACGGCCCTATGAAAGAATAGAGGTGACCTTGGATGAATTCAAGGAAAATTTCGTCGGCCCGTTTGAAAAAACTTCATCCAGGCATGAAATATTCGAAAATTATATCCGATATGTTGAGGAATTCAAAAAGGAAATAACGCCAAAATTTAAACAATGGATAGACGGAAGCTTTGTAACGAATAAGGTTAACCCAAGAGATATTGATATAGTAAATATAGTTGATTATGAAATTGCCAAAGAGAACTATGACTTATTAAGAGAAAAATTCTTAAACAAGGACTCCCTGAAAGCATACAAAATTGATGCATATATTGTAAGGGTTTTTCCAGCAGGCCACCGAGACTATAGCAAAACTGTGTCAGATTTATTATATTGGGAACACTGGTTCGGGAAAAGCAAGAAGAACAGGGCAAAGAAGAGATTCCCGAAAGGGTTTATAGAACTATCATTTGATTCATAAAAGGCTAAAAATGAATGAGATGAATGAACAAGAGTTAATCAGCGAAGATATAGCAAGGATGATTGACATCCTGGAGCAGATTAAAGACGTCAACAGGATGATTGAACTCCATCAAGACGACGAGGACGATTTGATGATAGATCAGTATAAATATCGAAGAGAAAAGTTTTTGAAAGAACTGAAGGAACTACTCCAAGAGTTCAATATCTCTCCTGCGGATTTAGCAGCCTAAAGCAACATCATAAATTAGGCTGAAAACCTAAGAAAGGACGGCTGGCTACAACAAAGCAAAGCTGACATCGGGTCTAAACGGGCAGCCTGTAGCAACAGCCTAATTTAGTAATAACGGTATACCGTACGAGTAAAATCGATAAATACTGGAAAGATGAAGATTAAGTATGATCAAGAAGTAGATGTCCTCATGATACAACTCTCAGATTCAAAGGTTTATGAGTCTGATGAATCTAAGCCTGGTGTAATCCTGGACTATGACAAAGAAGGAAACGTCATAAGGATCGAGATACTGGATGCTTCCAAACGGACCAATACGCCGTTCAAGTTTGAATACGAGATGGTATCCGGAGAGTAATGAAGCACGAGGCACACACAAAACATAGCTGACAAACTGCCCTGAACGGGCAGCCTGCAGCTATGCGTAACGGTTGGCGGCAACTGTAGTAAAAGGAATAGTCCAAATAATCATGCCAGGTCGAAGCGGTCCAGGTTCATCACCTTGGCCCAGGCTGCCACAAAATCCTTAACGAACTTCTCTTGGGAGTCCTCGCATCCATAAACTTCAGCGAGGGCCCGGAGTTCTGAGTTCGAACCAAAGATGAGGTCGGCACGCGTGCCGGTCCACTTGAGTTCGCCGGTTGCGCGATCACGCCCCTCAAACACGTCCTGGGAATCCGAAGCCGCCTTCCAGGTCGTGCCCAAATCGAGCAGGTTGAGGAAGAAGTCATTGGTCAGCGCCCCGGGGCGCTTGGTGAAGGCGCCGTGTTGAGACTGATTGAAGTTGGTGTTAAGCACGCGCATGCCGCCGATAAGGACCGTCATCTCAGGCCCGGTCAGCGTCAAAAGCTGTGCCCGGTCAACCAGCATTTCCTCTGCCGATGCAGCGTGTTTAGGCTTATAGTAGTTGCGGAACCCGTCGGCAGCCGGCTCAAGGGCAGCGAATGATTCCACATCGGTTTGTTCTTGCGAGGCGTCGGCGCGCCCGGGCGTGAAGGGCACCGTCACATCATGGCCGGCATTTTTCGCCGCCTGCTCGATGCCTGCGCATCCGCCCAGAACGATCAGGTCGGCAAGCGAAACCATCTTGCCGCCAGCCTGAGCGCTGTTGAACGCTTTTTGGATGCCCTCGAGGGCCTTCAACACTTTTGCCAGTTGAGCCGGATTGTTGACTTCCCAATCCTTCTGAGGGGCCAGGCGAATGCGCGCGCCGTTCGCGCCGCCGCGTTTATCTGAGCCACGGAAGGTAGATGCGGACGCCCAGGCGGTGGATACCAGTTCGGACACAGACAGCCCTGAAGCAAGTATTTTGCCTTTCAGCGCAGCGATGTCTTCTGCGCCAATCAGTTTATGCGTAACGGCTGGGATAGGGTCTTGCCAGATCAGCTCTTCTGCGGGCACCTCCGGGCCGATATAGCGAGCGCGTGGCCCCATGTCGCGATGCGTCAGCTTAAACCACGCACGGGCAAATGCATCTGCCAACTCATCCGGATTCTCGTAGAAGTGCCTGGCAATTGGCTCGTAGATAGGGTCCACCTTCAAGGAGAGGTCGGTCGTAAGCATAAACGGCGCATGCTTCTTCGACGGGTCGTGCGCATCCGGCACCGTGCCGGCGCCGGCGCCGTCTTTCGGTTTCCACTGATACGCGCCGGCCGGGCTCTTGGTCAGCTCCCATTCGTAGCCAAACAGGTTCTCGAAGTAGTTGTTGCTCCATTTCGTCGGCGTTGTGGTCCAGGCGCCCTCGAGGCCGCTGGTAATTGTATTGCCTGCATTGCCGCTGCCGAAAGTGTTTTTCCAGCCGAGGCCCTGCTCCTCGATGCTCGCGCCGGCAGGTTCTGCACCGACGTATTGGCCTGGATCGGCGGCGCCATGGGTTTTGCCGAAGGTGTGCCCGCCGGCAATGAGCGCAACGGTTTCGTAGTCGTTCATGGCCATGCGGCCAAAGGTCTCGCGTATGTCACGGGCCGCCGCCAACGGATCAGGTTTCCCGTTCGGCCCTTCCGGATTCACGTAGATGAGGCCCATCTGAACGGCAGCAAGAGGATTCTCCAGGTCGCGGTCGCCAGTATACCGCTTGTCTCCCAACCACTCTCCTTCCGAACCCCAGTAGATGTCTTCCTCCGGCTCCCAAACATCCTCACGGCCGCCGGCGAAACCGAAGGTCTCGAGGCCCATGGATTCGAGGGCGCAGTTGCCGGCAAGGATCATCAGGTCGGCCCACGAAATTTTCCTGCCGTATTTCTGTTTGACCGGCCAGAGCAGCAAGCGCGCCTTGTCGAGGTTCGCATTGTCCGGCCAGCTATTGAGCGGCGCAAAACGCTGGGAGCCGGATCCCGCACCTCCACGGCCGTCGGCGATGCGGTAAGTACCCGCGCTGTGCCACGCCATTCGAATGAAGAACGGCCCATAGTGGCCGTAGTCGGCTGGCCACCAGTCCTGGGATGTGGTCATCAGGTCGAACAGGTCTTTCTTCACGGCATCCAGGTCGAGGGTCTTGAACTCTTCGGCGTAATTGAACTCCTCGCCCATCGGATTGGACAGGGAAGAATGTTGGCGGAGGATGTTCAAATTCAACTGATTGGGCCACCAGTCGCGGTTGGCCCTGCCTGCGCCGGCGCTGTGCTTCAGGGCTCCACCAGTAAACGGGCACTTGCTCTCTTGGTTGATATTGTAAGCTGAGGTGCCCGGATGTGCTTTATTTTCCATTTTGGATAGGTTTTTATTATTTAAAGAACCAAATTTACAACAATCTTTTCGATAGTTTTTATCTATAAATCTTATGTGGTTATCAATAAAATCTATGAATGTTATTGGTTGGATGATATCCTGAAAAGCCGCTTCCACAAAAACTGTACGGACGAAGGCTTGGTTTTGTGCTTCGGAAAAACCTGCCAGGCCAGCACATACTGCCTTGGCTCATTTTGAAATGTCGAAAACTTACCCTGTGGCAGCATGCTTCCAGGGCTGCCGGGCCAGCCAGGAAGGAGAACTGAAATGGAATTATTATCTTACCACCTCCAACGGCCACTCCACTGCCTCGGAGGTTAATTTATTTGGGGAGGAGATCCAGGAAATAGATGGCAAACTGAAGATCGGGACGTTGGAGACGCGGTTTGTAGCATTGAGGCAGTAGAAAGATCAAAACGTTGAAAAACTAAATTTTAAATGAAATCCATTGAATTCACCGAATACGGCCCACCGGAAGTCCTTCAGGTCAAAGAGCGGGAAAAGCCCGTGCCGAAGGACGATGAAGCGCTCATCAAAGTGCAGGCGACATCCGTAAACTACGGCGACCTCATCGCCCGGAATTTCAAAGCCATCACTCCCCGCAAATTCAACATGCCGCTGCTTTTCTGGTTTTTTGGAAAACTGTATTTTGGGTTCAGAAAACCAAAGATAACCACATTGGGCAGCGAGTATTCCGGGGTGATTGAATCTGTCGGGAAAGCGGTAAGCTCCTTTCAGCCGGGCGATCCCGTTTTTGGATACCTGGGGCAGGCCATGGGGGCGTACGCCGAATACATCTGCGTGCCGGAAAGCGGGGTGCTGGCCCCCAAGCCGGCCAATATGTCCTTTGAAGAAGCGGCGGCCATTCCTTATGGAGGCATTATGGCCTTTTATTTGCTTCAGAAAGCCAATATCCAGAAGGATCAAAAAGTGCTGATCAACGGAGCGTCCGGGAGCATAGGCTCGGCGGCCATCCAGATCGCCAAACATTTTGGAGCGGAGGTAACGGCAGTATGCGGCACTCCCCGGTTGGAATATGTAAAAGCGCTGGGCGCGGACAGAGCCATCGATTACACCAAAGAGGATTTCACGCAGGGCAATGAAACTTACGACTTCATTCTTGACGTGCTGGGCCGGGCTTCATTCTCCCGCTGCAAAAGGGTTTTGGCCCCCGACGGCCGCCTGCAGTTCGTCAGCTTTAAAATGAAACAGCTCCTTCAGATGCTGATGACCTCCGTGGCAGGCAAGAAGAAAGTAATCTGTGCGATTGCCCCGGGAAGGGCCGAGGATTTGATTGCTGTCAAAGAGCTGATTGAAGCCGGCAAGATCAGATCGGTCATAGATAAAAGCTTTCCACTGGAGCAGGCTGCCGAGGCGCACCGATACGCCGAGGAGGGGGGCAGGAGAGGGCCGGTGGTGATGCGGTTGACGAGGGAATGAAGGAATGAAACTGACAACTGGTGTTGTCCGGGCAGGAGGTGGCGGAGTAGCTTGCGCTAAGGCCGCGGCCTTTCACTTCTATGAATAACTATACTCAACGGCAATAGGTTTTGTGAATTTGCTCTCCCCACCCCTTAAATCCCCTGAAGGGGAGAGCCGCCCATAAATGCACAAAACCTATTGCAACGCAGTATAATTTGTCCTAATATCTAAAAATGTCTCTGACGTGAAGAAATTATCAATACTCTCATTCCTGTTCCTCCTGCACAGCTGCGGGCGCGCCCAGGATCAGGACTGTTGCAACCCGGAGTTGTTCAGCCAGGTCATCGCCACCGTTCAGGACAACCACATCCGGCCGCTGCCCATAGACGACAGCCTGTCGGCAGCGGTGTTCCGCCATTTTTTATCAAAATTGGAAGAGGAAAAGGGCCTGCTGACGGAATCGGAGATCAATCAGCTGAAGGCCTATCAATTCGAAATTGACGATGATATGCTGAACCATGCCAACCACTTTTTTGAAGCGGCGTACGCTCTGTTGAACGCCGGGCTTGAAAAGAAAAGAAAGCCCAAAACGGAATGGTATCACGCCCTCATCAATTCTTATTTAGCCGTAAACGACTATCAGTCCGCCTTTTTATCCACTGCCGAAAAGGAAAAGTGGGACGCCGCTTTCAATCGCTCCCTGGTGGGAACGGGTATCGGGTTTGATATCACTGATACCTACCCCCGGATAACGGAAGTTTACCCCGGTGGCCCGGCATGGAAAACCAGGCGGGTAAAAGAAGGCGCCCGGCTGCTGGGCATTTCAACCGAAGAGGGCCAATTCATCGACTTTGCCGGCAGATCGGGCGATGAAGTGTCGGGTTGCCTCCGAGGAACTGCCGGCTCAACGGCTGACGTTAAAGTGTTGCAGCCCGGCGGCGAAACGGAACAAATCGCCATAACCAGAGTGCCCTATGCTTTGTCCCGGGCCATGGCCTGGGTGCTGGAAGGAGAGCCGGGCCAGCCCAGGGTAGGGTACGTCCGCCTGCCTCGGTTTTACGCCGGAGAACGGAGCTGCGCGGCGGATGTGCTGGCCCAACTGAGGTATCTGGCCAATCAAGGGGTGGAGGGCATCCTCTTCGACGTAAGAAACAACCAGGGCGGCTCTTCCCGGGAAGCCGTAACGCTCATAGGCTATTTCCTAACGGGCGAGCCCGTCATGCAGGCCCGGTATGCGGACGGTAATCACCGGGTGTTGATGGACGAAGACACGGCGGCTGAATTCTCGGGCAGGCTGATCGTCTTGGCCAATGAGAACAGCAGTTCCGCTTCCGAGCTGATGGCGGCCACCTTGCAGCAGTACGGGCGGGCCCTCATCGTCGGAAGCCAAACTTACGGCAAGGGCACCATGCAGCAATTTTTTACACTCGGCAACGACAGCCGCGGGCAAAGCTACGGAGAGGTGAAGCTGACCATCGGCAATTTCTACGCCGGTAAGGGGTACGCTACGCAGTACAGAGGCGTGATGCCCGATATCGGCCTGCCCGGTGAAAATAAATACCTCCTCACCGGGGAAAGAAAAGTGAAAAATGCATTGCAGTTCAGCCACCTACCGGATTATACCGAATCCCGGGACACCTCATTACTGAAGGCCCTCCGCCGGAAAAGCCTGGCCCGGCAGGAGAAAAATGAATATTTCAAGGTAGTAGAAAAGAGAGCGCTGGAGAGAAGACGCAGAGATGAAAACGCCCTGGCCCGGCTGGATGATAAAGCTTACAAAGCCCAGGAGCGGGAGGCCATAGCCATTCAGAACGGGCCGGCGCCCCGCCTCGCCATGGTATGGGAAGAACACCCCTCCGCAAGGCTGAAGGCCTACTGGGAAGAGAAAGTTTTAACGGATCGTTACCTGTTTGAAAGCTATTTGATCATGAATGATTATCTTGAGCAGGAGTTGGTTATCGGGGAGGGCAAAGGTTAAAATCATTTTTCTTTAAAACAACAAAAAACATGAAAAACCAGGTGCTTTTATTAGCCGTTCTTTCAGGTTTGTTATTGCCCAATCTTTCAATTGCTCAAACCGCCGGCACTTTATCTTTTACGTTTACACCCGTTCTCCCAGAGTAATGAAATAAAGTTTACCACTTTCCCCCACTGCTTATATGTCAAGCCTATTCCCTATCCGCGTAAAGAAAGGCGTTTACCGCCTGTTGTCCCTGATCCTACCAGTGGCCGTAATGGCCTATGCCCGGGAGGCAACCATGCCGGAAAAGCACAACGTGGGTTTCGAAGTAATCTGGAAATACGACCATGCCCGGTCCTTTGCGAACGGCAAATACGGAGAAAGCAAACGGCCCATAATGGCCTTTGTGTGGTATCCGGCAGATGAAACGAACAAAGCTCCTCTTACCTACGCCTCCTATTTTGAAAAAATGCCGGTCCCTCCCGAGCGCGATTCCCTGTTGTCGCAATTTTCGGAAGCGCTCAAGGAATACAGCATCAATTCCTTTAAAGAATACAGCATCGGCTGGCATTTTGAGGATTGGAACGCCGATGCCGAAAACGCCTTCGCCCAACTGCTGAAAACGCCGTTCCGGGCAGTGGAAAACGCGGCACCTGTACCCTCCGGAAATTTCCCGGTGATCCTCTACCATCCGGGCCTGGGAGGCAATGTAATGGAAAACGCAGCGCTGTGCGAACACCTGGCAGCCCGGGGCTACATCGTCATCAGTTCTTCTTATCATGCGCAGCAAAGCTGGGCCGACTACTTTTTCTGCGGAACGATCGCCAATTCTCTCGAGGATGTAGATTTCCTCATCAACGCCGTTGCCCCGTCCATTCCCAACGCAGACCTAACCAGGATCGGGCTGATGGGCCACAGTTTCGGCGCCCAGGCAGGCTATGCGTATCTGGCCCGGGAAAACAACGTCATCGACGCATTTGTGAGCCTGGACAACTCGTTTGATTACAAAACCATGGAAGAGATAGAATCTCCTTTCTACCGGAGCACCTCCTGGGGAGAGGTCAACGAAGCCTTGACCAATGGTTACGACAATTGCCGGGCAACTGTGCTCAATATTTCCGGAACCCTGGACGATGGTTCCACGCCTGGCTACGAACTGGTAAAACGGCTTTTCAAAACGGACATTTACCTCGGAACGTTCTCCTACCCTATCCTGCACGAATCGTTTTTGTCGGAAGCTGCCCTGGCCTACCCGCTGGTGGCCCGCCACTACAGCGATTCCGCCGAGGTTGCCGCCCTGCGCCGGGATGCCAATGCTTATGAGCTGCTGGCCGGCGTCGTAACGGATTTTTTCGACCATAGCCTCAAAGGCGGGAAACTGAAAGAAACCCAGGGAAATGGCGAAATAAGCATTGCTTACCAACCGCCCTTATCCTTCCCGTCAAAGGACAGCGTGCTCAACCTCTATTCGGCCTACGGAATAGATACGATAAAAACGCTTTACCGGCAATTTCAAAAAGTTTCTCCCCGGGCCAGAATGAATATCTTTCCCGTTTTGGCCCGGATGTCGGAAAACAAAGAAACCGGCCGGACAATAGAATTTCTGAAGTTCTTACTGGGCTACCATCCCAATGACTGGAGGTTTCTGAAGCAAATTTCGGACAGCTACCTGGATTTGAACGCAAAAAAAGAAGCCCGCTACTACTATCAACGCGCGTTAGATCATTGTGATGATTATGAGGCGCGGGCCGAAATAAAAGAGAAACTGCGGCTGTTGGAGGGAACGCCATGAAGAAGTTTTTGTAAGGGCATAGGCCGTAAAAACAGGCTGAGAACAAAAACCAAAGATAAAATGACCGACGATTTAAAACTCACCCTGATCAAAAGCATTCATACCGCCATTTGGGTATTTTTCAATGTGGTAATATTTTATTTGCTGTACGCCGTTATTGTCGACAAAATCGACAAATGGGTTTGGATCTGCCTTGGATTGATTGCCATGGAAGGCCTTGTTCTGGTTGTTTTTAAGGCCATCTGCCCGGTTACCTTAATCGCCAGAAAGTACTCGGATTCCCAGCAACACAATTTTGATATTTATTTGCCCAACTGGCTGGCCCAATACAACAAGGAGATTTATACGACGATCGTTTTGATTGCAATTGTTATTTTGATCTATCGGTTGTTCACTTAACCGGTCTTCGATATGTAGTCCCCAACTCCGGTTTTATGGTATTGCGGTGTTGCGGTTTTGCGGCCGAAATACCATAAAACCGAAATACCTTAACACCCGGGATAGAAAGTTGGCGGCTACATATCGAACTTGGGTTAAGAACCCGGAGAGAAATTGAGAAACATTGGACGTCCTGAACACACTCTTATACCTTGCAAGCATAGCAACTTCCCACAGATTTGCTATTTTTGAAAAGATGCTCACTCAAAACCAAACCCTATGGCACTCCTCTACCGCTCTATCCTGCTCATCTGTACTACATGCCTGCCGGGCAGCGGACTCCTGGCGCAAAATTGCACTCCCACCACCTATTATTTCCCGGCGGGCAATATCCCCTACGGCTACAGCCTCGATAAAACCGCCGACGGCGGCTACATGCTGGTGGGGGCCCTAAACAACGCCACCCAAGGCACGGGGCGGGACGTCCACATCATCCGTTCGGACGCGTTCGGCAATGAGATATGGGCCCACACCTACAGCTGGGAAGGGGATGATACCGGGACGAGCATACGGCAACTGCCGGATGAAGGTTATGTGGTTGTGGGCACAACAGACAGCCCTTCGATCGCTTCGGCGAAAAGCAGTATCCTGTTGTTTCGGATCGATGCGGCGGGCAACCTGCTTTGGCAAACTACCTTCGGGTCGGGCGCCACTTCCAGCTATTCGGGAAACGATGTTGAAATAGCGCCGGACGGCAGTTTTATCATCGCCGGCGCCGTGGAGATAACAGGCTTCCAACAGACAACCGGCGAAATGGTAATGATAAAAACCGATCCCGATGGGAATGTGCTGGCGCAACGCAGGCTGACCCTGTTCGTCCCCGATACACAAACCGGCCAGATTGGCCCGGGCAGAAGCAGCGCCCACAGCGTATTTTTCGGAGCCAACGGCGATTGTATCTTCACCGGGCTCACCCTGCCCCAAAGCCAGTTTTGGCCCACCGGGGGGTATTTGTCAGTGGTTAGAACCAGCCCGAACCTCGACATCATCTGGCAGCGGACGCCCCTCGACGGCTTCTGTGGCCTGCCCGCCGGCCGGGGCGGCCTGGAGTACGACGACGGCAGCCTTTATATTGTCATCGGCGAAGAATGGGGCGGCTGTTTTGATTATTTCACCGGTTCCCGCCTGGTCAAAATGGAAGGAAACGGCAACTTCCTGTGGTCGAACCCCATGGGACTCGGCGAAGCCACCGATCTGATCACTGCGCCCGACGGCAACCTGGCCTTTTCCAAAACCAGAAATATCGCCAAAGTGGATACCTCCGGGGCCATCCTCTGGGAGAGCCCGCTGATTGCTTCTTTCTACAGCGGAGAAGGCAATAACCTGCGCACCACCGCCAATGGCGGTTACCTCTATTCCGGAAGGATCGGCCAGGCCGCCGTGCTGGTGGAGTTCGACTCCCTGGGCAACCACTGCACCAACACCCTGGAAGGCACGGTGTTCGTTGACGCTGACGGCGACTGCATCCGGGACAGCGCTGAAATACGGGTCGAAAACGCCATTCTGAAGGTTACGCCGGATGGCCAGTTTGCCAACACGGACGCCAACGGCTTCTTCCGGTTTCAGGTGGATAGCGGCGATTACAGCCTGCAGCTTTTCCCACCCAATGCACTATGGGAAATAGGCTGCCCGTTGACGACTACTTATAACGGCTCTTTCGGCGGCTTCTACCAAACCGCTAACGGCCTGGATTTTGGCCTACAGCCACTGGAGGATTGCCCCCTGCTGAATTTGAAAGTCAATCTTCCCCGGGCAAGGACCTGTACGGAGACTTCCGTAAGCATCCACTACTGCAACGACGGCACGGTTGCTCAAACCGGCGTAAGCATAGAAGTGCAGCTGGACCAAACGCTGAATTTCGTGGACGCCACCCGCCCCTGGGCCCTATCCGGAGACGTTTATACTTTCCAGCTTGGGAATCTGGATATCGGGCAATGCGGCTCCTTTAGCATTACCGTTTTTGTAGAATGTGGCACTGCGATCGGCAGCCAGGCCTGTGTTTCGGCCCGCATTCTGCCCGCCAACAATTGCACCCTGGAAGCCGGCCACGACCAGGACGAAAGCTGCCGGGTGGTCCGCAATTCCTACGACCCTAACGACAAGATCGTCAATGCCCGGGATACCGCCGGTTGCTGGCTGACGCCTCTGGATAAACTGGAATTTACCGTCCGCTTCCAGAATACGGGAAACGATACGGCCTACCGGGTAGTGATCCTGGATACCCTTTCCACTGGCCTCGATCTGTCCACTGTGCAGCCGGGGCCGGCCAGCCATCCCTACCGCTTTAAAGTACTGGGCCCCGATGTGCTGATGTTCATATTCGAAAACATCAACCTGCCGGACAGCACCACCAACCGGGCCGGCAGCCAGGGGCACGTGCAGTTTTCCATCCAACCCAACCGGGACTTAACCGATGGGGCCGCCATCCGCAATCAGGCGGCGATCTACTTCGACAGCAAC
This genomic window contains:
- a CDS encoding PIN domain-containing protein yields the protein MDYLLDTNIVLIYLRQSGLKEELDRRLSLFSPENTLLISVVSIGEAKSIAIQRKWGEKKIVQLEGLLKKLLIADINAKRIIERYAEIDAYSQGKLENKRASFTSRNMGKNDLWIASTASILNAKLITTDKDFRHLDQEYIDLLEIDLDEIKSKIKKR
- a CDS encoding DUF2283 domain-containing protein, which produces MKIKYDQEVDVLMIQLSDSKVYESDESKPGVILDYDKEGNVIRIEILDASKRTNTPFKFEYEMVSGE
- the katG gene encoding catalase/peroxidase HPI gives rise to the protein MENKAHPGTSAYNINQESKCPFTGGALKHSAGAGRANRDWWPNQLNLNILRQHSSLSNPMGEEFNYAEEFKTLDLDAVKKDLFDLMTTSQDWWPADYGHYGPFFIRMAWHSAGTYRIADGRGGAGSGSQRFAPLNSWPDNANLDKARLLLWPVKQKYGRKISWADLMILAGNCALESMGLETFGFAGGREDVWEPEEDIYWGSEGEWLGDKRYTGDRDLENPLAAVQMGLIYVNPEGPNGKPDPLAAARDIRETFGRMAMNDYETVALIAGGHTFGKTHGAADPGQYVGAEPAGASIEEQGLGWKNTFGSGNAGNTITSGLEGAWTTTPTKWSNNYFENLFGYEWELTKSPAGAYQWKPKDGAGAGTVPDAHDPSKKHAPFMLTTDLSLKVDPIYEPIARHFYENPDELADAFARAWFKLTHRDMGPRARYIGPEVPAEELIWQDPIPAVTHKLIGAEDIAALKGKILASGLSVSELVSTAWASASTFRGSDKRGGANGARIRLAPQKDWEVNNPAQLAKVLKALEGIQKAFNSAQAGGKMVSLADLIVLGGCAGIEQAAKNAGHDVTVPFTPGRADASQEQTDVESFAALEPAADGFRNYYKPKHAASAEEMLVDRAQLLTLTGPEMTVLIGGMRVLNTNFNQSQHGAFTKRPGALTNDFFLNLLDLGTTWKAASDSQDVFEGRDRATGELKWTGTRADLIFGSNSELRALAEVYGCEDSQEKFVKDFVAAWAKVMNLDRFDLA
- a CDS encoding NAD(P)-dependent alcohol dehydrogenase, yielding MKSIEFTEYGPPEVLQVKEREKPVPKDDEALIKVQATSVNYGDLIARNFKAITPRKFNMPLLFWFFGKLYFGFRKPKITTLGSEYSGVIESVGKAVSSFQPGDPVFGYLGQAMGAYAEYICVPESGVLAPKPANMSFEEAAAIPYGGIMAFYLLQKANIQKDQKVLINGASGSIGSAAIQIAKHFGAEVTAVCGTPRLEYVKALGADRAIDYTKEDFTQGNETYDFILDVLGRASFSRCKRVLAPDGRLQFVSFKMKQLLQMLMTSVAGKKKVICAIAPGRAEDLIAVKELIEAGKIRSVIDKSFPLEQAAEAHRYAEEGGRRGPVVMRLTRE
- a CDS encoding carboxy terminal-processing peptidase, which translates into the protein MKKLSILSFLFLLHSCGRAQDQDCCNPELFSQVIATVQDNHIRPLPIDDSLSAAVFRHFLSKLEEEKGLLTESEINQLKAYQFEIDDDMLNHANHFFEAAYALLNAGLEKKRKPKTEWYHALINSYLAVNDYQSAFLSTAEKEKWDAAFNRSLVGTGIGFDITDTYPRITEVYPGGPAWKTRRVKEGARLLGISTEEGQFIDFAGRSGDEVSGCLRGTAGSTADVKVLQPGGETEQIAITRVPYALSRAMAWVLEGEPGQPRVGYVRLPRFYAGERSCAADVLAQLRYLANQGVEGILFDVRNNQGGSSREAVTLIGYFLTGEPVMQARYADGNHRVLMDEDTAAEFSGRLIVLANENSSSASELMAATLQQYGRALIVGSQTYGKGTMQQFFTLGNDSRGQSYGEVKLTIGNFYAGKGYATQYRGVMPDIGLPGENKYLLTGERKVKNALQFSHLPDYTESRDTSLLKALRRKSLARQEKNEYFKVVEKRALERRRRDENALARLDDKAYKAQEREAIAIQNGPAPRLAMVWEEHPSARLKAYWEEKVLTDRYLFESYLIMNDYLEQELVIGEGKG
- a CDS encoding DUF11 domain-containing protein, which gives rise to MALLYRSILLICTTCLPGSGLLAQNCTPTTYYFPAGNIPYGYSLDKTADGGYMLVGALNNATQGTGRDVHIIRSDAFGNEIWAHTYSWEGDDTGTSIRQLPDEGYVVVGTTDSPSIASAKSSILLFRIDAAGNLLWQTTFGSGATSSYSGNDVEIAPDGSFIIAGAVEITGFQQTTGEMVMIKTDPDGNVLAQRRLTLFVPDTQTGQIGPGRSSAHSVFFGANGDCIFTGLTLPQSQFWPTGGYLSVVRTSPNLDIIWQRTPLDGFCGLPAGRGGLEYDDGSLYIVIGEEWGGCFDYFTGSRLVKMEGNGNFLWSNPMGLGEATDLITAPDGNLAFSKTRNIAKVDTSGAILWESPLIASFYSGEGNNLRTTANGGYLYSGRIGQAAVLVEFDSLGNHCTNTLEGTVFVDADGDCIRDSAEIRVENAILKVTPDGQFANTDANGFFRFQVDSGDYSLQLFPPNALWEIGCPLTTTYNGSFGGFYQTANGLDFGLQPLEDCPLLNLKVNLPRARTCTETSVSIHYCNDGTVAQTGVSIEVQLDQTLNFVDATRPWALSGDVYTFQLGNLDIGQCGSFSITVFVECGTAIGSQACVSARILPANNCTLEAGHDQDESCRVVRNSYDPNDKIVNARDTAGCWLTPLDKLEFTVRFQNTGNDTAYRVVILDTLSTGLDLSTVQPGPASHPYRFKVLGPDVLMFIFENINLPDSTTNRAGSQGHVQFSIQPNRDLTDGAAIRNQAAIYFDSNEPIITEEVLLPQCVLIPLTVVQVVKNPVTDCREHNGQLEIQATGGLSSYEYSIDGGLAWQAEPLFTGLSPGQYEVRVRDEAGNEAPYFQNPVAIVEFLPEILEVETHGPSSCSGSEGTVELQVLAPGVVYYSIDGGNTFQETPLFEGLSQGAYQVVAVNECLAGDTASNIVLTDPDSPQIQEVTWQHPVCEMANGSIRIQASGVQNLSYSVDGGATWLSTRNIANLSAGDYEVWVSYGEGNCAVAYGSPVNLASQEQVPEIQEVLAADPSTCNGTDGAVEVTATGSMLEFSLDGGLTFQEEPRFEGLPDGAYQLIARNECDERDTFSLVVLDDPPSPTITNIAITHPGCGQHNGQLLIEAEGGQGLRYSLYQWLDIQADPLFTNLSEGEYTVLASNDANCFAEGPEVTLTALAPPQIQELILVEPVCKDTLGTITIIADSEEELIYSIDGGANWQNTAEFGFLPEGSYEVVASNTAMTCKDMPAENPIVFHPVQFPAIDSITIGHPSAGSTGDGSLEVHASGAEELIYSLDEGLTWQASSTFAGLAAGNYEVWVSWQDSSCVVVESGIVLSPLTGSSDEMGVLAFRLYPNPSSEYVNLVVELEKVSVLQVKLISALGNTVATYPEMRTSRFSGIIPTSHLPAGYYCLQVNVDGRVLIRSLAVD